One window of Psychrobacillus sp. FSL H8-0483 genomic DNA carries:
- the pstC gene encoding phosphate ABC transporter permease subunit PstC: MSIPTTNKQAVEIGKANKRKYMLEKVSSRIFLICALLSVISLLLIIGFVFYKGAHPFVAEGYSFIDFIFGTDWVPSEDKFGIFPMIVASIYATIGALIIGVPIGLFTAIFLAEIASKRVAKIISPAIQLLAGIPSVLYGVFGLAIIVPFLQNNLGLVKGQSLIAVILVLAIMMLPTIVTVAETAIRAVPQTYREGSLALGVSQIGTIFKVIVPAAKSGIMTAIVLGLGRAIGETMAVILVAGNSLIVPTSLTDSVRPLTTNIALEMGYAFGTHQEMLFATGIVLFSFILILNFVLAKISAKGGK, from the coding sequence GTGTCTATCCCAACAACTAACAAGCAGGCCGTAGAAATAGGTAAAGCAAATAAAAGGAAGTATATGTTAGAGAAGGTGTCTTCAAGAATTTTCTTGATTTGTGCACTTCTTTCAGTAATCAGTTTATTGTTAATCATTGGATTTGTATTTTATAAAGGAGCTCATCCCTTTGTAGCAGAGGGCTATAGCTTTATAGACTTTATTTTTGGTACGGATTGGGTACCGAGTGAAGATAAATTCGGTATATTCCCAATGATTGTTGCATCCATTTATGCAACAATTGGAGCATTAATTATTGGGGTTCCTATTGGCTTATTTACAGCTATTTTCTTAGCAGAAATTGCCTCTAAAAGGGTAGCTAAAATTATTTCACCAGCAATTCAGTTGCTAGCGGGTATCCCATCTGTATTATATGGTGTATTTGGACTTGCAATCATTGTTCCATTTTTACAAAATAATTTAGGTTTAGTGAAAGGACAAAGCTTAATAGCTGTTATTCTTGTGCTAGCAATTATGATGTTACCAACAATTGTGACTGTAGCAGAGACAGCGATTCGTGCTGTCCCCCAAACATATCGTGAAGGATCATTAGCTCTTGGAGTATCCCAAATTGGAACAATTTTTAAAGTCATTGTACCAGCAGCTAAATCAGGTATTATGACGGCAATCGTATTAGGTTTAGGTAGAGCAATTGGGGAAACGATGGCAGTTATCTTAGTAGCTGGTAATAGTTTAATCGTCCCAACGAGCCTAACAGATAGTGTTCGTCCACTAACGACAAATATTGCATTAGAAATGGGTTATGCATTCGGTACACATCAAG
- a CDS encoding phosphate ABC transporter substrate-binding protein, with amino-acid sequence MISLKKVKMGLLMLSLLTVLSACTSNDDNSTQASKGSNATVSISGSTSVGPLAEKLAHKYSEQDNTNIEINQIGSSAGITNAISGVSEIGMSSRDLKEEEKASGLNEVVIAYDGIVVVTHPTNKVKDLTMEQIKQIFTGEVTNWKELGGDDMEIVVVSREDGSGSRDAFQEIVDYSSGELVRSAIIASGNGNIKTTVANNKHAVGFISFEYIDESISTIDINGVEANAENVLKKEYSLSRPFLFVYKEGQLTDAGQRFIDFILSEDGQLIAAEAGAIPVK; translated from the coding sequence ATGATCAGTTTGAAAAAAGTAAAAATGGGATTATTAATGCTGTCTCTACTTACTGTACTATCAGCATGTACAAGCAATGATGATAATAGCACACAAGCGTCAAAAGGTAGTAACGCTACAGTGTCTATTTCAGGATCAACATCTGTAGGGCCGCTTGCTGAAAAATTAGCGCACAAATATTCAGAGCAAGATAATACGAATATTGAAATAAATCAAATTGGTTCTTCTGCGGGTATTACCAATGCAATCAGTGGCGTGTCTGAAATCGGTATGTCTTCACGTGATTTAAAGGAAGAAGAAAAAGCAAGTGGATTGAATGAGGTAGTTATTGCTTACGATGGAATTGTAGTAGTGACTCATCCAACTAACAAAGTAAAAGATCTTACGATGGAGCAAATAAAGCAGATTTTTACTGGTGAAGTGACAAACTGGAAAGAACTTGGTGGAGATGATATGGAAATCGTTGTTGTCTCTCGTGAGGATGGTTCAGGTTCACGTGATGCTTTTCAAGAAATTGTAGACTACAGCTCGGGTGAATTAGTAAGAAGTGCAATTATCGCAAGTGGTAACGGTAATATTAAAACAACTGTTGCGAACAATAAACATGCAGTGGGCTTTATTTCATTTGAATATATCGATGAATCAATTTCCACAATCGATATTAATGGCGTAGAAGCAAATGCAGAAAATGTTCTAAAAAAAGAATACAGTTTGTCTAGACCATTCTTATTTGTATATAAAGAAGGTCAATTAACAGATGCTGGACAACGATTTATAGATTTTATCTTAAGCGAAGATGGACAACTCATTGCAGCAGAAGCAGGAGCAATCCCTGTAAAATAA
- a CDS encoding aminoglycoside 6-adenylyltransferase — protein MVHRRKYSKYLEKYISEKCWHELLSTYVGGSYDDVWRALFAMVNLFRNTAIFVADRLGFEYTTVEDERVTIYLEHIKHLFIQSDLNH, from the coding sequence ATGGTTCACAGACGAAAATACAGTAAATATTTGGAGAAATATATTTCGGAAAAGTGTTGGCATGAGCTGCTTTCCACTTATGTTGGTGGAAGTTATGATGATGTATGGAGAGCATTGTTTGCAATGGTTAATCTATTTCGAAACACAGCCATATTTGTCGCTGATAGATTAGGATTTGAATATACAACAGTAGAGGATGAAAGAGTTACTATATACTTAGAACATATAAAACACTTATTTATTCAAAGTGATTTGAATCACTAG
- a CDS encoding aminoglycoside 6-adenylyltransferase produces MRTSKEMFELVLSYAESDERVRAVGLNGSQTKIQ; encoded by the coding sequence ATGAGAACATCAAAAGAAATGTTTGAATTAGTTTTGAGTTATGCAGAGAGTGATGAAAGAGTTCGTGCAGTTGGATTAAATGGTTCACAGACGAAAATACAGTAA
- a CDS encoding SRPBCC family protein, producing the protein METNNNALTVEAIVHAPVEKVWEYWTLPEHITKWNSPSEDWHTPSAENDLRVGGKFVSRMEAKDGSFGFDFGGIYDEVRTRDFISYTLEDGRKVEITFIPQENDTKVVEVFDPETINPVEMQQEGWQAILNNFKKYAEQQ; encoded by the coding sequence ATGGAAACGAATAATAACGCATTAACGGTTGAAGCAATTGTGCATGCACCTGTTGAAAAGGTATGGGAGTATTGGACATTGCCGGAACATATAACGAAATGGAATAGTCCCTCTGAAGATTGGCATACGCCATCCGCTGAAAATGATTTAAGGGTCGGCGGAAAATTTGTTTCTAGAATGGAAGCGAAGGATGGAAGCTTTGGTTTTGATTTTGGTGGCATTTATGATGAAGTCCGTACGCGTGATTTCATTTCATATACATTAGAAGATGGAAGAAAAGTTGAAATCACTTTTATACCCCAAGAAAACGACACGAAGGTGGTAGAAGTTTTCGACCCTGAAACCATTAATCCGGTTGAGATGCAGCAAGAAGGATGGCAGGCGATTTTAAACAATTTCAAAAAGTATGCGGAGCAACAGTAA
- a CDS encoding alpha/beta hydrolase, which yields MLHYTRKGKGETLVLVHGFLGAMEIFDDIYESLTNQFDVITVDLPGHGLSKLEKSSYSVYDYAKAVADVLQHEGITEATWLGHSLGGYIVLAALEEKIAPIKRVILAYSSDLSDTEEQKEKRTKQQQQIPEIGVKSFVNQLIGAFFSDNAKEETIDFAKKIAYRASEAGLITALEAMKHRPNQHHLVEETTTPILVIEGSNDKIVKPIETKNPIVQKMNTKTGHLGMLEDSEAFIKAVHQFMS from the coding sequence ATGTTGCATTATACAAGAAAAGGAAAAGGCGAAACTCTTGTGTTGGTTCATGGTTTCTTAGGAGCAATGGAGATTTTTGATGATATATACGAGAGTTTAACCAATCAATTTGACGTGATTACGGTAGACTTGCCAGGGCATGGTCTAAGTAAGTTAGAGAAATCAAGTTATTCCGTTTACGATTATGCGAAGGCTGTTGCAGATGTCCTACAACATGAGGGGATTACAGAGGCAACGTGGCTGGGTCATTCTTTAGGAGGCTATATTGTATTAGCGGCACTCGAAGAAAAAATTGCTCCAATAAAACGAGTGATTTTAGCGTATTCTTCCGATTTGTCTGATACGGAGGAACAGAAAGAAAAACGTACGAAGCAACAACAACAAATTCCTGAAATTGGGGTAAAAAGCTTTGTCAATCAACTGATTGGTGCCTTTTTTAGTGACAACGCAAAGGAAGAAACAATTGATTTTGCCAAGAAAATCGCATATCGTGCTTCAGAGGCTGGCCTTATTACCGCGCTTGAGGCAATGAAGCATCGACCAAATCAGCATCACCTTGTTGAAGAAACAACCACGCCAATATTAGTGATTGAAGGTTCAAACGACAAAATTGTCAAACCAATAGAAACAAAAAATCCAATTGTACAGAAAATGAATACGAAAACAGGTCATCTTGGTATGCTAGAAGATTCGGAAGCATTTATCAAGGCAGTACATCAGTTCATGTCTTAA
- a CDS encoding MFS transporter, with product MDKQNSRYRWVVFVTVMFTYLLMASQRTAPGLITDQLMRDFNVTASTIGLLTSIQFLVYTSLQIPMGILADRYGPNFFLIIGATLTGLGTIIYSLGTVEFVLFFARILTGIGDATIWVNMVLILAQWFHTKEFVRLIGLAGMTGSLGFLLATVPFSTWITLVGWRAAFFSAGLLLCLCGFLLYFVLVKKAKRIFLAEPVVVTEEVQREKTKDLLRRIFSNRQAWALFFCHFGVVGGYVGFISSWAVPYGMNMYEMTRSDASQMIMIGVIGALIGAPLTSWISSRLETIKRPYIVVHITVLLGWFTFLLFNGHPSFFLLIILFFIIGFGYGASALTFAAVRQSFPIKESGIVSGVANTGGFLSAVLLPIIFGYILDHFQATSGNQADGYYYGFITPVIFSIIGLIGVISYKEKRQVTGDKANTRMS from the coding sequence TTGGACAAACAAAATAGCAGATACAGATGGGTTGTATTTGTTACTGTAATGTTTACTTATTTGTTAATGGCGAGCCAACGAACCGCTCCAGGATTGATTACAGACCAATTGATGAGGGATTTTAATGTAACAGCATCAACGATTGGGTTATTGACGAGTATACAATTTTTGGTATACACGAGTTTGCAAATTCCGATGGGAATTTTGGCTGATCGTTATGGGCCAAACTTTTTTCTAATTATCGGTGCCACACTTACGGGGTTAGGTACAATCATTTATAGTCTTGGTACAGTTGAATTCGTCCTGTTTTTTGCCAGAATACTAACAGGGATAGGGGATGCGACCATATGGGTTAATATGGTGCTAATTTTGGCCCAATGGTTTCATACAAAGGAATTTGTTCGATTAATTGGCCTAGCGGGCATGACAGGAAGTCTTGGTTTCTTATTGGCGACAGTCCCTTTCTCCACATGGATAACTTTAGTTGGTTGGAGGGCAGCATTTTTCTCAGCAGGGCTACTATTATGTTTATGTGGCTTTCTCCTTTATTTTGTACTTGTAAAAAAAGCGAAACGAATCTTTTTGGCTGAACCGGTAGTTGTAACAGAAGAAGTACAACGTGAAAAAACAAAAGATTTACTACGAAGAATATTTTCAAATCGGCAAGCATGGGCTCTATTCTTTTGTCATTTTGGAGTAGTCGGAGGTTATGTGGGGTTTATCAGTTCTTGGGCAGTACCATATGGGATGAATATGTATGAAATGACACGCTCAGATGCAAGCCAGATGATTATGATCGGTGTTATCGGGGCACTTATTGGAGCTCCTCTAACTAGTTGGATTTCAAGTCGGTTAGAAACAATAAAAAGACCATATATTGTCGTTCATATCACTGTTTTATTGGGGTGGTTTACTTTCCTTTTATTTAATGGGCATCCATCATTTTTCTTGCTAATTATTCTATTCTTTATCATTGGCTTTGGATATGGGGCGAGTGCGTTAACCTTCGCAGCTGTACGTCAATCTTTCCCTATAAAAGAATCTGGCATTGTTTCTGGGGTTGCGAATACGGGTGGCTTTCTAAGTGCTGTCTTGCTACCAATCATTTTTGGATATATATTGGATCATTTTCAAGCTACTTCAGGTAATCAAGCTGATGGGTACTACTATGGTTTCATCACGCCAGTTATCTTCTCCATAATTGGCTTGATTGGAGTGATTTCATATAAGGAAAAGCGTCAGGTAACAGGAGATAAAGCAAATACCCGCATGTCTTAA
- a CDS encoding SprT family zinc-dependent metalloprotease, whose protein sequence is MIHNYSGETIQFQITYKKRTTIGITMDHYGNIEVLAPKGTPDESVIQLLEDKWELIQQKSKEQKDRLLGPQKKVYEHGESFLYLGNTYPIRIYHDINITQDHVVFEGDKLLIYVKQLDDEKIKQALKRFYYKQCKALVEKSISSYQSNYKVKPRSIRITDSKSNWGTCDSKLQLTFNWRLAMAPLKVIEYVVVHEMCHMVHLNHDRSYWRLVGKIMPDYKEQEKWLELSSWKMTI, encoded by the coding sequence ATGATACATAACTACTCAGGTGAGACAATACAATTTCAAATAACATACAAAAAGCGGACAACCATAGGCATTACTATGGATCACTATGGAAATATTGAAGTGCTCGCACCGAAAGGAACGCCCGACGAAAGCGTGATTCAATTATTAGAGGACAAATGGGAACTCATTCAGCAAAAATCAAAAGAACAGAAGGATAGACTACTTGGGCCACAGAAGAAGGTCTACGAACATGGTGAGAGCTTTCTTTATTTAGGAAACACATATCCTATAAGAATTTATCATGATATCAATATCACGCAAGACCATGTGGTGTTTGAAGGAGATAAGTTACTTATATATGTGAAGCAGCTAGATGATGAAAAAATAAAACAAGCTCTAAAACGTTTCTATTACAAGCAGTGTAAAGCTTTAGTTGAGAAGAGTATATCCTCCTATCAAAGCAACTATAAAGTAAAGCCACGTTCTATCCGTATTACTGATAGCAAAAGTAACTGGGGAACCTGTGATTCAAAGCTGCAGTTAACATTTAATTGGAGGCTGGCAATGGCACCTCTTAAGGTAATCGAGTACGTAGTCGTTCACGAAATGTGTCATATGGTCCATCTGAATCACGACCGATCCTATTGGCGCCTTGTAGGAAAAATAATGCCCGATTATAAGGAACAGGAAAAATGGTTAGAGTTATCAAGCTGGAAAATGACTATTTAG
- a CDS encoding GNAT family N-acetyltransferase, which translates to MEKRDDLFHSLEGKKVYFKALRIEDVQEIHDYASDQEVSRFIGWNLMNTLEESRQHIDIMLKRESAGTHLYSSIVEKLTQAIIGTAMIFNFDQEANQAEIGYVLHKQHWGKGYGTEVVALMSDFAFESLNLHKLHAVVVHANIGSARILEKNRYELEGRLKDHYFIADKYYDALLFGKIF; encoded by the coding sequence ATGGAGAAGCGAGATGATTTATTTCATTCATTAGAGGGTAAAAAAGTCTATTTCAAAGCACTAAGGATAGAGGATGTTCAAGAGATACATGATTATGCTTCGGATCAAGAAGTTTCACGGTTTATTGGCTGGAATCTGATGAATACTCTGGAGGAATCTCGTCAGCACATTGATATAATGTTAAAACGTGAGTCGGCAGGTACTCATTTATATTCCTCCATTGTTGAAAAATTAACTCAAGCAATTATAGGGACAGCCATGATTTTTAATTTTGATCAAGAAGCAAACCAAGCTGAAATTGGTTATGTGTTACATAAACAACACTGGGGTAAAGGGTATGGCACAGAGGTAGTTGCATTGATGAGTGATTTTGCATTTGAATCACTTAATCTTCATAAACTTCATGCTGTGGTAGTTCATGCCAATATTGGTTCTGCTCGGATACTTGAAAAGAACAGGTATGAGTTAGAAGGTCGATTAAAAGACCACTATTTTATAGCGGATAAGTATTATGATGCATTACTTTTCGGCAAAATTTTCTAA
- a CDS encoding tRNA-dihydrouridine synthase, with translation MTENFWEHLPKPFFVLAPMEDVTDVVFRHVVSKAGRPDVFFTEFTNSDSYCHPEGMKSVRGRLIFTEDEQPMVAHIWGDNPEYFRQMSIGMAELGFKGIDINMGCPVPNVATRGKGSGLILRPDVVAELIQAAKAGGLPVSVKTRLGYNDVNEMEEWLTHIFKQDIANLSIHLRTRKEMSQVDAHWELIPEIKKLRDRIAPNTLITINGDIPDRQTGLQLAEQYGIDGVMIGRGIFKNPFAFEKEPKEHSSKEYLDLLRLQLDLQDQYAEALPRSITGLHRFFKIYVKGFRGAGELRNQLMNTKSTDEVRALLDNFGREC, from the coding sequence AAACCGTTTTTTGTACTTGCACCAATGGAAGATGTGACGGATGTTGTTTTTCGTCATGTAGTAAGTAAAGCAGGTAGACCGGATGTATTTTTCACAGAGTTTACAAACTCAGATAGCTATTGTCATCCAGAGGGCATGAAAAGTGTGCGTGGCCGTTTGATTTTTACAGAAGATGAACAGCCAATGGTGGCACATATTTGGGGGGATAATCCCGAATATTTCCGTCAAATGAGTATTGGCATGGCAGAGCTAGGATTTAAAGGTATCGATATTAACATGGGCTGCCCAGTACCGAATGTGGCAACAAGAGGGAAAGGTAGTGGCCTTATTCTGCGTCCAGACGTTGTGGCAGAACTTATTCAAGCAGCAAAAGCGGGAGGACTGCCTGTAAGTGTGAAAACAAGACTTGGCTATAACGATGTAAATGAGATGGAGGAGTGGCTAACGCATATTTTTAAACAGGATATTGCGAACCTTTCTATTCATTTACGTACAAGAAAGGAAATGAGCCAAGTAGATGCGCATTGGGAGCTAATTCCGGAAATCAAAAAGTTACGTGACCGTATTGCACCAAATACGCTAATAACAATCAATGGGGACATTCCTGACCGTCAAACTGGGCTGCAGCTTGCTGAACAATATGGTATTGATGGCGTTATGATCGGGCGAGGTATTTTTAAAAATCCGTTTGCTTTTGAAAAAGAGCCAAAAGAGCATAGCAGTAAAGAATACCTTGATCTTTTAAGACTGCAGCTTGATCTTCAAGATCAATATGCGGAAGCACTGCCACGTTCAATCACAGGGCTTCATCGCTTTTTCAAAATTTATGTCAAAGGATTCCGTGGAGCTGGTGAATTAAGAAATCAATTGATGAACACGAAATCAACAGATGAAGTGCGTGCATTGCTTGATAACTTTGGAAGAGAATGTTGA